A genome region from Acidiferrobacteraceae bacterium includes the following:
- the soxY gene encoding thiosulfate oxidation carrier protein SoxY — protein sequence MIDLKRRAFLRATAASGAMAVAASAGLLHPTRVLAAESWPAGAFNAKKRDAALQALFGTSATSSSDKVMITANAQAEDGASVPVAVTSDMPNVEDIAILVLENTQPLVTRCRIGATGAAYYRANIKMAKTSDVEFVVKAGGKLYTATKKIKVTAGGCGG from the coding sequence GTGATTGATTTGAAACGTAGAGCGTTCCTGCGGGCGACCGCGGCGAGCGGCGCCATGGCCGTCGCTGCCAGCGCCGGCCTGCTGCACCCCACCCGCGTCCTGGCCGCTGAATCCTGGCCGGCAGGCGCCTTTAATGCGAAGAAGCGCGATGCGGCGCTGCAGGCCCTGTTCGGGACCAGTGCCACCAGTTCCAGCGACAAGGTCATGATTACCGCCAATGCCCAGGCGGAGGACGGTGCTTCCGTTCCGGTCGCGGTCACGAGCGACATGCCCAACGTGGAGGACATCGCCATCCTGGTGCTGGAGAACACCCAGCCTTTGGTGACCCGTTGCCGTATCGGCGCGACCGGGGCGGCCTACTACCGCGCGAACATCAAGATGGCCAAGACCTCGGACGTGGAGTTCGTGGTCAAGGCCGGCGGCAAGCTCTATACGGCGACCAAGAAGATCAAGGTCACGGCCGGCGGTTGCGGCGGTTAG
- a CDS encoding efflux RND transporter permease subunit, whose amino-acid sequence NIMTLGGLALGVGMLIDNTIVMLENVTRHRRESPDKPPEEVATEAAGEVTSAIVASTSTNLSAVLPFLFVSGLIGLLFRELIFTISAAIVASLVVALTLVPTLAARMRDEKSGRLTLRVNRAMIVLQGFYGRQLERVLHAPGRWLLLAALALGLTAPVFLSDRQEFLPKLDDGSISINILTDPGTSLDSMDASVAQLEKLAWSLGDVQSIYTLVGGRIFGRTERETPNSSHLQVQLVPVSRRSISSAQWVDKFYRAMGKAQVAGMTVRARTRGIRGLRTSSGEDEVDVIVQGPDLQTLSQIGNAVVERLQGVPGLRNLKSSAEEKQQEFAVQIDRQRAAELGIDVTDIGRALRIALDGIVVSDFIDRDHSYDIRVRLPAADVTSPRSLGGLLLFGERAGRRAVYLHDVAKVRLVSVPAEIERYSQRRMVQISASLTEDRALGAVMHDVRGRLADFSLPKGYILFYGGADEALTKGRVLTSVLVGLALFLVFVAMAVQYESLRNPTVIILCVPFTLIGVSIPLLISRLPFLTPMPLSMPIWLGIIMLVGIVVNNAIILVEYIEIMRRRGRAVRDAIREAARLRLRPILMTTLTTVIGMLPLALGIGSGSEMLQPLALSIVFGLSFSTLVSLMLVPAMYLLVAGRGEARSGAAG is encoded by the coding sequence GAACATCATGACCCTGGGCGGGCTGGCCCTGGGCGTGGGCATGTTGATTGACAACACCATCGTCATGCTGGAGAACGTCACCCGGCATCGGCGCGAGTCCCCCGACAAGCCACCGGAGGAGGTCGCCACCGAGGCCGCGGGCGAGGTGACCAGTGCCATCGTGGCTTCCACCAGCACGAATCTTTCGGCGGTGCTCCCGTTCCTGTTCGTCAGCGGCCTCATTGGGCTGTTGTTTCGCGAACTGATCTTCACCATCTCGGCGGCCATCGTGGCCTCGCTGGTGGTGGCCCTGACCCTGGTTCCCACCCTGGCGGCGCGTATGCGCGACGAGAAGAGCGGGCGGCTGACGCTCCGGGTGAACCGGGCCATGATCGTGCTTCAGGGTTTCTACGGACGTCAGCTCGAACGGGTTCTGCATGCGCCCGGTCGCTGGTTGTTGCTGGCGGCATTGGCGCTGGGGCTGACCGCACCGGTGTTTCTGTCGGATCGACAGGAATTCCTGCCCAAACTCGACGACGGCAGTATCAGCATCAATATCCTCACCGATCCGGGAACCTCACTGGACAGTATGGATGCCAGCGTGGCGCAGTTGGAGAAACTGGCATGGTCCCTGGGCGACGTACAAAGCATCTATACACTCGTGGGCGGGCGCATCTTCGGTCGCACGGAACGGGAAACCCCGAACAGCAGCCACCTGCAGGTACAACTGGTTCCCGTGAGCCGTCGGAGCATCAGCTCGGCGCAATGGGTGGACAAATTCTATCGCGCCATGGGCAAGGCGCAGGTGGCGGGGATGACGGTACGCGCACGTACACGCGGAATCCGCGGCCTGCGTACCAGTAGCGGAGAGGACGAGGTCGACGTCATCGTGCAGGGTCCGGACCTTCAGACCCTGTCGCAAATCGGCAATGCCGTTGTCGAGCGCCTGCAAGGGGTTCCCGGTCTGCGCAATCTGAAGAGTTCGGCCGAAGAAAAACAGCAGGAGTTCGCCGTCCAAATCGACCGCCAGCGCGCCGCCGAGCTGGGGATCGACGTCACGGACATCGGCCGGGCCCTGCGGATTGCCCTGGATGGTATCGTGGTCAGCGATTTCATCGATCGCGACCATTCCTATGATATCCGCGTGCGCCTGCCGGCTGCCGACGTAACCAGCCCCCGCTCCCTTGGGGGGCTGCTGCTGTTCGGGGAACGCGCCGGTCGCCGCGCGGTGTACCTGCACGACGTTGCCAAGGTGCGATTGGTCTCGGTACCGGCGGAGATCGAACGCTACAGCCAGCGGCGCATGGTCCAGATCAGTGCCTCCCTGACCGAGGACCGGGCCCTGGGCGCGGTCATGCACGACGTGCGCGGGCGCCTTGCCGATTTCTCGCTGCCCAAGGGGTACATCCTGTTCTACGGCGGCGCCGACGAGGCCCTGACCAAAGGTCGTGTGCTGACGTCGGTGTTGGTTGGTCTTGCCCTGTTTCTCGTGTTCGTGGCCATGGCGGTGCAGTACGAATCCTTGCGCAACCCCACGGTGATCATCCTGTGCGTGCCCTTTACCCTGATCGGCGTATCCATTCCGTTGCTGATCAGCCGATTACCATTTCTCACGCCCATGCCCCTGTCCATGCCCATCTGGCTCGGCATCATCATGCTGGTGGGGATCGTCGTGAACAACGCCATCATTCTGGTGGAGTACATCGAGATCATGCGTCGGCGTGGCCGTGCCGTTCGCGATGCCATCCGCGAGGCCGCGCGCCTGCGCCTGCGGCCGATCCTGATGACCACCCTGACCACGGTCATCGGCATGCTGCCCCTGGCCCTGGGAATCGGCTCCGGCTCGGAAATGCTGCAGCCCCTGGCCCTGTCCATCGTTTTCGGCCTGTCTTTTTCCACCCTGGTCAGCCTGATGCTGGTTCCGGCCATGTATTTGCTGGTGGCCGGGCGCGGGGAAGCCCGATCCGGGGCCGCCGGGTGA